In Calliopsis andreniformis isolate RMS-2024a chromosome 6, iyCalAndr_principal, whole genome shotgun sequence, the genomic window ATTTCGTTAAGTGCTTTAAACACGTAACAGTCGCGGTTTTGTATCCGGCCATTGTCACATGGATCGTCTTATTGTCAGAAATTCGATCACGCTCAAACTTTTCCACTGTTCTAAGCGATCACTTCCGGTGGATATTACCTATATCTTATCGTTTCTTGGATTTCAGTAATTCCAAGCCTGTTTGACCAATCCTCTGGTTCTAACTTGATTCTTAAACTAGATTGCTggggattttttaaaattacttaCAAATGTTTTTCTCAGATTTAAGAGAAACAGTTCGAAATTGGAAAATTTATACATTTCAGTGTAGTCTGAGTTGTATATTTTCAGAGCTCTTGTGTCAACGTAAATGGTTGAGAAGTTACAAGTGCTCTAAAAGTAGttaatcgtaaaaaaagaagtgTTTTCATGGAACTTGGTTGTGTGGGTCATATTGTGGAGGGTAAACGTTACTTCTTCGAAGCTAATTCTAATTTTACGAGCAAGTCTGAGATTGAAGGTCGAATGAATGCAGTATGTGGTGTAATTTTAGCAGAGGGCTTTTTTATTGCGTTCGAACAATAATAATCGAAAGATTAGCAAACAGGGTATCTTTTCCTTAGAAGTTTCTCCATTAGTAGCAATTTAACGATGTATTACTGTATTGTAAACGTTCTATAGCTCATTTACAAAGGCAATTTTGAACTCGTATCACTTGACCCAGAAACAGACAATTAGTTTATCACAATATTTGAACCGTTCGAAGCTTCGATGAGCAAAGATAAAATTCTGTTGCTACCTGTTATGTATCGGTGCACGTGTTTCATTTACGTCATCGAATAGCAAATTCTTATCTATGGGCTCAACAGGTATGTAGATTAGACTGTTGCAATGTTATTCCTTTCATTCATGTTCCTATGAATCCACGTGTATACATCATGTATACCACTAGCTCTGCTACCCTAACCCATTGTCAAGTGTTATCATATTCACAGTCCCTGGAATTCTCTTTGAAAAAAGAATCTCCAATTTCCTGGAATTCTTTATCTATATCCTATATGTAATTTTCAATTAACAGAAATTTTTTCTCTATTCTCACAGCAAAGGTTAACGCATATTGTAGAGCCGCATATTTTTTATCAAATCGAATCAATTCTGTGTTATCGTCGCGGTAATCGagcgataaataaaataaagcaaTCTCTTTGAGCTTTTTCATCTCGCGTCTTCAAAGGAACTTTAAACCCTCGCCGCGATCAAAGTGCACATTATGCGTCGGCGCTTTTTTCTCACCCCATCGCGCTCCTCTCCCCATCGTGAAGCAAAAGTGAGAATCAAAAAGGATGAAAGAAACTGCGTGCAAAAATAGTTACGACGATAGGACAGCGGTGCAAGCTTTAGGGGCGGCACGAAGGGAAAGGAGAAACGAGAGGAGAATAAGATCGTTGATTGCAGACTGCAAGTCCTGTTTGAACGTAGTAACGGGTCTAAGCTAATCGAGAAACAAAAAATGTAACTAATCTCTAATAAAAAATTACTCCGAATAAATTCTGCAAAAATTCCCTGAAATACTACCAACTGCACACTTCAAGACCACAAAATTCGAATACGAGAAAAAAGATTAAAGAACATATTTTCATTCCCAATTATTTTGCAGTACCGTAATTCAGCTAGACTCACGAAAGACTCCAGTGTATTTCAGGGTTAACGTAGTTATTCTTGCATCAAAGCCTTCGCCAATTCACGAGCCCCAGATATTTGCGAAATATCGAAGTTCGTTTCGAGACCGATTTGCACGAACAGTCGTGGCAGAGATGTCGAGTAGCCGTCGCTACGCGAGGGAAACGTTGCCAGACGGCAGGGTCGGTACCTTCTGAGAGGGAGGGGAGGACAAGGGGACATCGTACGCATCCCCCACCGGTACATCACCGAAAAGCACTGCGTGAGGACGCGCAGAGCCGAGGTCGACGAACCCGGCAGCGGTGGCCACGTGTATCCACGGGGAATATCCCATCCTTTTACCGCCGAAGGGCGCGTGTAGCACGAGGAGACGATCGTCAGGCAGCGCGAGCCAAGTGGTGGGGGAACGCTGTGCTCTCATTGCTCGAAGACCGAGACGGGGAGCGATGGTGGGGGCGAGTCTGCACGTGGCTTCGGTTTGGTTCCGTAAGCCCCTCGATGCAGCCGACCTGCAATTCGCTAATCTCGAGAATTCGATTGGATCTGATATGTCTGTCGAGTATGTTACTTTCAGTAGGTACGTCTTCACTACTGATTCTCATGTTATGCGGGGAGTATATTGTAAAATATGTGGTAGTATATTGTATTAGGTGTAGGTAAATTAATTTGGGAcctttttaaagaaaattggAATTTTAGTTCTATATCACAcggtatttttctttttattaaattGTAGGAAATAGATACATACAGGTAGATACAGAAAATTGTTTTAAAAGAGGGGATGTAGTTGAATTTagaatgaaaatattaaaaatgagttAATTTTAGGACTTAGGAATTAATTTATGTGTATTTGGTATCGTTCTGAATGTTTATAATGCGATTGTCTGTCTACATGTAGAATACTATAGTGTGTCTATAATGTATGTATGGAGAAAGTATTGAATAATATTTACAGGACTTCTGAGAGTATAATATATTCCCATGGAGCTATAAAAGGAAAGCTATAAAAAGAATCGAGTAAAAATAGTTTCACGAGGCACTTTGATTGCAATGTTATGTGCAAATATGAATCACACGATTGTAAATAATATCAGCGTACACAATTATGAAAGATATCGAGAGGAATTTCTAATGAAAGTTGCTACATAACAGGAATGGAGCACTATGAAATAAAACTATTGACGTATCTTTTTATTACcgcgaaaataatttttatattactaTAGTAAATGTTTTGCCTTTAAAAAATTCCTCGATATACCTGATATACAATAAAGCagtataattaattttataacgTAGCGCCATATTTTATAGCAGCATATTCTTAAGTCACAATAAACTTGCCAGCGTAGAACGTTTGGATAAGTAGGTTAATCGAGTTCAGACCAAATGGGATTGGCAGAACTTGTGGCGTGAATGCAATTTCCGTGAAGCATTGTTCGAACCCCTTCTTTCTTCCGTCTGCTTTCAGCGTTCTGGCGTTCTATTTCGTCGCTGTTAAACATATTTTGCATGGATATGCTCTACAATATCGACGAGCAAACCCAACGATAATTTTTACGTGGACACATGGGTGCGGTTTTTTCACGTCATATCTTGCATTAGATTCTAGGATTAGATTTTATCTGATTACTGTATGTACATTGCGATTTTGAGAATCGCCATCTGTGTTGATTTTTCCCACGGAAATTAAATATAAAGCGTTTGATCAGCTTAATTTACTTAACCGTTACATAACTGTTTAATAAGAACTTCAACCAGAGTtgcaaaattagaaattttcctCTAAAGCGGATATCGTAAATGGTGAATCATCTGGCTTATCGACTTTCGTTGACTTTTGATCTCAATTTTCACAGATAGCCTGGGATCAAAGACGGCAAAGTGGGCGTGCCGCTAAGCACGATATTGATAAATGAACCGCGTGCCCACGTGTACTCTAATCGTCTTTACCTAACTCATTTAGTATATGCGTTTCGTTCGTGATTCAGCATGCAATTTTAGTAATTTTATTACCGTACTCCAATACATGAAACTGTATTGTACTTGAGATTTGATGGAGTTAAACCTCAACGTAATTTGACTAATAATATTACTTGTACAGTTGTATATTTTCTTGTACAAGGCAATGGTATTACTGAAATTAGGAAAGGGTAAAAGTATTAAGGAGCTTGACGAGAATAATGCGCGTTTATCGTTTTATGAAGCTGCTGCAGAAGGAAATGGTTTCAGCCAACAAAGAAAACGCGTTTGTGGTTTACAGAAAGTAGTCATGAATCCTTTGAAAGTTGTATTTGAGAAAGTATGTACATGGATTGTGCTTTCTGTTGCGAGAAGCCTTTTCCACGACTGTTTATTCAGCTCTTTTCGCAGACTACTGCAGGGAATGCTCTTATCTCGGTGTGAATGTATTTTGATTACTGCGTTATTGGAACACGAAGGGAGAATATTAATCTGGTGGAAGCGTTTAAAAGTAGACTTTGAAAGTAAACTTACATCATTGTGATTCTACCGCGAAATACGTAAATTTCCTTTCAGCTTTACGAGACTGAATGCAGATCGCAATGGAAACTAAGCTTGTAATTAGCATTCTTGTAACATATTTCGCGACGTAGTAACACAGTCATTTTGGAGGTGATAAATTTTGAATGTATCTCACGCGAGATCTTGGACAGCTCGTGAAACGGTAATAAACGATCGATAATGTTGTCACGCGGGCAATCCAGTCATTCTTATGAGCTTCTGATATCGACGGCCTGTGCACGCTTGGATTGAATAATAAGATTCTACTATTTCAAAGCACGGGACACGTGCACGTGTGCGACGGGCAGCACGTGTTGCGTCGAGTGTAGTAGAATAGTCAGAGAGGCAGGTTAAATAGGAGACCTCTATCAAGCACGCGCATTTAAAAGCAATTTAAGACAAACTTGTTTATTAATCTTTCGTTTTTATTCATGCATTCTCGTGGCTTTCTAGTTTCACTTAATGTATTAGACATCCTTTTTGCCATTGTTTTTGCTACGTACTTTGCTCATTCTACTTTGTCACTGATTCTACTTAAAGTAGAGGCACTCTATTTGTTATGTTTAGTTTTACTTTATCTGCTTGTATTTAATTTACTTGAGGTGAATATTCTGTtcatattactcattttatacaaactaTTCATTCTACACAATCTACACAATCTACACAATCTACTCAGTCTACTCATTCTACTCATTCTACCCATTCTACCCATTCTACCCAGACTACTCATTCTACTCAGTCAATGCAGTCTACTTTGTCTTCTCATTCCACTCATTCTACTCAATCTACTCAATCTACTCATCGACCTCAGTCTACCCATTCTACTCAATGTACTCGTGTTACTTATTCCATTGATTTTACCCACTCTACAAATTTTTACAGATTCTACTCGTTCCACAGCGATTCGTACATCATTTTAATTAGTACAGACGTCTGTGCTTGACGTCGCTAAATTAAGATAACATATTTTGTAGCACCAGCATTAAGATTTCGATCTAGCAAAGACACTGTTACAAAATAATGACAACGTTAATCTGTATCCTTATCAACTGACGAGATTTACAGGAAAAATACGGTTAATTATACCCTTGAACGTGCATGAATCTCATCAGTGTTTTTATATCGGCGTTATTTTTGTCGCGATGCTTTCAAAAGCGACACGTGCTGGCGTGGCTTTTTCAGTAACAATGGCAGCGAAAAATCGTGATCGTTCACATGAAAAAAGTTGCATTCCACGTGTAACGTTCCAGAGGATGGACGCGAATGCCCGTcgcggatataaatacaacgatgccGATGAACTGTAAGCCCAGCACGTGTATCGATGAAATTTTTATACATACTCTGCACAACGCCATCAAACTTTTGTTCCTCGCGCTCGACGTATCCGATTTCAGTCGCGTGGAAGTAAAAATCTGGGATGATTGATTCGCGACCGCGACTCGGTGGATCCCATACGAGTAAATTGATGCTTCGCTAAGAGTAGTGTTTCAGTGGTTTACAGTTTATCGTGTGAGATATACTCGTGCATAGACTCTAAtactctcagtcttcaaataATGGTGAAACTAATTTCTCAAATATTTTCTTGtaatgaaaatttcaaattaatGATATTTAAGTAGTAATTTACTGTATTGTATTAGTATTATTAGTAGTTTTAAgttattgaaattattttagtACAGTGTaggtattaattttaataatggaGAATATTTAAAGATTAAAACAGTAAATGTTTCAGGTTCGAACTTTCCAAATAAGTGATACTGTGAGTATCACAGTATCATTGTGAGTACAATTGTGAGAGGTGTGAAAACcaatatttatttcattaacAATTTTGTAAAGTGTCTTCTGCAGACGTAGATTCGTAAATTTTTTACATTCTGTATATTCAGCACTATTAGGGTGACTCACGACGAATTCTTAGAAAGTTATTATGAAGTTCATACATGACACGTGTCCGCGGTCGTAAATATAGCGATATCGACAAAGTAAAGACACACGTGCGCCCTTCTTTACCAAAGGCCTTGCACATCCCCCTAGTTTTACACTCAACTCTACAGTTCCATCGCATTATCTGGCAATTGCACTTTTCCTATCTAGACTTTATCGTAGAAAGTTCGCACGCATGCACTCTCTTTTATAGCATCATAATGATTTGTGATCGTGGACGTCCCTGCTGTTATTACGCCTTATTAAAAATGCAATTCTACCATTACATCGTTTCCTATACTTTAATATATTACATACTTTCCAATTGCACTTTAATTGAAAccaatttagaaaatatttaatacgatattaaatgaataactaTTACTCTAATGTTGCAACACTATTGAAACAGTTTGGGTGTCACTCTAAATTCACGAAAAACTCAAAATAGAGTTTCTTTAACtttaaaaaagaattattttgaattcattttcgtattgatacttgaatagCCATCACAATAGATTGTTTTATCATAATTGTATAAAGTCATATACTTTGCAATCGTGTAAAAATTGCCATCCATCATTGGCACAGGAATTAATCTGTTACGTAAAACTTCATTTCCATGATACACTGATCAGAAAGATTTCCTCGAGTGTTAATCCAGCGGTTGAGTAGCGCCAGAAACGTGGAACGAGTCGAATATTCAGCACGTGCGCCCTTATTGAAGGCCACCCAGTTCCCTCGCTCTTTTTCCCCTGATGCAACCCCTCTGCAATTCTGAGGCATCCCTCGTTGGCCTTATTCGTACGGGGAAATAGTTCCTGACGAACCAACCGGATTGTCGAGCCGCCACTTTCACCGGGTGCGAATCCACATGTCTGACACCTAAGATATATCACGACTCTGCTCATCCCCTGTCACGGTGTGTTTGTCACAAATCGAAATTACCATTAAGCTCCTTTTATCTTGCATCACATACACCAATGGTACAATAACTAAGAGCATAGTAACCACCTTGAACGATTTTTGTGGAAGAAAGATATTTGAAAAAAGAATCTTATTCAATTCATTTACACATCGTCTATCGAGCTACTAGATACTATACAGTAAAATAGTATGTATAAATACCATACAGTAGAACTGAAATAAAATCGTTTTTCATCAATCACTATTGATTACACTCACTATTGCAAAATTCTTATTACTTTAATCTATAGTTATATAAATCGACATTAATGCAAAAATTTGTAGGTACCTAAAAGTTACAGGTAAATCTGTTTCCTCATGTGATCACATCTGCAAATAATTGAAGTTAAAGAATTTAGTCTGTTTCTTTTTGATAAGTTTGCAATTTTCAAAAACATATTCCTTTAGAGTTTTGTAATGTCTAGAATTTTTCCAAGCTCTCAGAGTGCATCGTGCATACTGAAGGATTGCATCCGCGTGGGCTTATCCGTTTTTTCTCGCGGCGGTTATCAGTGTCGTTTCACGGTCGCACGTGGTACGACGAAATCCCCGAGGTCAAACCAGCAGCCGTGTACGTATAACCGGTCGAGGGGAGACGAGAAGTCGTGTCGAGGCTCTCTCTGTTGCTTTATTTCGGTGCAGGCACGTGCACCGTTCACAGTAATCAGGTCATCGCCTGCATCGATCGCGTCGCCAACCGGTACGAATGCACGCGTGTAATTTATCACCTAGACAGGCTACCATGTGTATACATGTGTTTATATATTGACGATCTTTTAATAGTTTGCGACGGTTTCTTGCACGCTTCTTAGGTAATTTGCTATAGTCTTTAGGTGCTTCTTCAGGAAGACCATCACCTTTTCACATTATCAGAGAGTGTAAGACTAGATGAAGaagataatttttaataaaattaataaggtATAATATGTAAACAGTCTTTTCACATTCTTCTTGCAGATTTTTCGCAGTGAAATGGCTCCGACCGTGTGCTTGTCGGAATTGCCAGTAGCGAGGAAGCCAGTGGTTCCCTGCTCGCGTCGACGGCGAAGGGTTTGCAATGGAGCCATAGTGAAACAACAGAGGTTAGAGCTGAGGACGATAGATCTGAACGCTCTATCCCGCGAGGCGTCTTTAACGCCACCAGAGAGTCCCCTCTGGGAACCAGAATGTCCCAATGACTCCTGCGCCCCAACCATCGTCAGTTCGTCCTCCCCTACCATTTCCGCTCGGGTTCCAGCGGACGTTGAACAACAGTGGAAAGTGTTCCTGGCTCGACGAAAAGGTGTGATTTCTAAAGCACTACTTGGAATTAATGGCAGCACCTTGATCTAGGAGTGTCTGGATTAAAGGCAGCTGAGTTTGGAGTTGATTTTATCGATCGGtgtattttttacattttttttttaatctctTCAACGACACAGCGATGGTCAATAAGTCCATGAAGGACGAAACTCTTCTGCtcttaattctaatcactcTCCTAGATTGCTAAGTGCTTTGTTAATAGCCTACACTTGCACCAAACACGTATACGTCTCTGTAGAGTATATTCAACTATCTGAAACACAATCTCAGTTCCGAAACAGTAACTGGATCTCTCTTAATCTACTTCAGACACTTATTCATACTTTCCGTGTCGCGAGTTCGTTCACACTTACGACTGAGAAGGTGAATAGCTTGTGAAATGATTTAACGATAAAACAAGTGGTACTGTGATACACGAACACATTCGATAATATCAACTTTATTACATCGAAATACTATAACTAACTCTGCTTATCACATCGCCAGCAACTCTGACATAATTTCATACAGTTCTTCAGCAACGATTATTTCTTGCCTTTGGAGAACATTCCTCTATCAATATGTGGAATATTTTGCTAAGAGGATTTTTGAAAATTGGAATAACTGATGAAATTACAGTAACACCtatacaaaaattaaattaGAATACCTATTACCTAGCACCATCTAAAATAATCTCCATATTTTATCGAATAACATCACACGCTGTATACACAGAAACATATATTAACATGAAATGAACCCTCTAACAGTTCTAATGTCTTCTGGTGATCTGGCAGGTCTCCTAGACATCGTCGTGCGCACGATGGCCCTTGTGCGACGGAACAACATCCTCCAAGAAAAAGTGAACGCGCTGCGCGACGAGATCCGCGAGTTCATCCATTCGGTTCTGAACAATCCCGAGAACAAATGTTTGCAACAAAGACTGGACACCTTAGACACCAGGGACACGGATGTCTCTTCCTCGACGGAGACGACTGTACCGAGACCATCGCTACCACCGACTCCAGACTCTACATGTTCCTCGTTAGACAGCGTGACGACCACTTGCGATGGTAACGAACATACCACCGACAGGTCCAGTGACGATGAGTCGTAAACTAgaatatatacatatgtgcAAGAGAAAGAGGTAATTTACCAGATGAGATCGAGAGAAACGAAGCACTGGAAAAATCGAGGTTGCATAGTCCTCGAGAGTCGACGATAACAGTCGACGTTTGGTCATTCGAAAACTGACAAGATATATCTACGAAATGTCCTCCTCCAATTTTaacgaaatttttatttatagaattcagggaacttggaaataatctgtgTTCCTTTATTTTTCTCTATTCCACAAATTTGCAGTTTCGTTGAAATTGGTGGAAGGTGCTCTGCGGTTGTATTCTTGTAAGTTTAGAGGTTTTTGGATACGTGTGGTGAATATGGAGTGagaatttgaagaatgcaggtgaTGTCTgcgttattttgtattaaatatacAGAGTGTACAAGTCCATCAACTCAGGCGAagtttactcaatagaatatgcaggATCGATTTTGAGTTGATTTTAGTGTTTAAGTAGAGTTTCTTTGTTCGTGAGTCGATTTAAGCTAAAACACTCTGCGAATTCGTGGCTGTGAAATTTATATTCGCACGTGTAATTTTGCCTCTTTCTCTCGTTTACGAAAGCAACAGATTTTGCTGTAGATATCGTTCGAATAAGTTAATGACTGCGCATCTTTTCGAACAAATGGTCTGTCGATAGGATAAAACGTGTTTAATTAATGAATATACTGTAAAGAATCAGTCGTTCAACTTTTCCATTTAAAATGACGAAGATTTTGTTTAAGGCTCTTACTATCCGAAGTACTCAAACTTTGAATCCACATTCAAGTTATAATAAGTATTTTGACTACTTGGATAGTAAGATACCTCGATAATAAGAGCTTTGATTTTCTATTATCTACTTATTAAATCAAAATACTTTCGAACCGAGTATTGTATTGGTACTGATAATAAAAAAGATATTCTGAGGTTGCAAAGGAACCGTGTATAAATTGaatgtttatttttaatttatttatagatAATGGCACGTAAATAATAAtacaaagaagaagaaaagagaGCATAGTTTGTTGAGTTGCTAGAATTCAAATAAGATATTTGTGCGCCATCAATATAAGATTAAGAGTAGTCTGCTATATTTGTTTCTGCTGATTGATCACAATCTAAAGATAAATACTTTGAATTTCACCTTTTACTCATATATACTGGTCCCTTTGTAAATACAGTACTTAGGAAATATAAAGATTAATAAACCTTTAAGAGAGGTTTGACgtaaatatttttctaataGCAAACCTCTTTACTTACTAATTATGGGTGATATGTATTTTGACATACTTCGCATAATTATCAAACCTAAAAGCAATGCTGATCCTATAACTGTAATTTGTGATTGTACGATAATCATAGTATTTTCAGAGCATAGTTTACAAATCGTGCTGATTGATATATACATATGTGATAATAAATTCTTCTCACTCACTATTCATGATTTTAGTATTTTTCAAACTGTCTATTCTGATGAATATTTCTTATCTACACACTTCGACGCACGAATGTCATTTTTAATGCTTTTATTAAAATTctctaatattttttatacacaTCACATGCAATACATTACCTTATAATAAGATGATTAAAGAAAAGTGATAGTTTTTATTATAAGGTTGTGTACTGCTTTATTTTGTAGTACTGCAAAAATGTTTAATTATTAGAAAAAATCAATATCTCCAAATTCATTATTACTCataattcatttaaaatatCTAATCTTGAAAGTTGTACCTAAGAATCATGTATATTCACTATATCccagttattatagcaataaactTAACTGTAATTTATTCTGCTTAAGTATTACTTAAATTGGTAATACATGTAACTAGATTATACAATAACTGAAACTTCATGCAACATTTCGGTAAAATAATCTATCTTTATATAACTTTTGGAGCATAATATTAAGTTCCGAAAAAATTTGATCAATAACTTTTGCATTgtagtaatttaaaaattcacagaGGTGTAACATT contains:
- the LOC143180821 gene encoding uncharacterized protein LOC143180821 yields the protein MAPTVCLSELPVARKPVVPCSRRRRRVCNGAIVKQQRLELRTIDLNALSREASLTPPESPLWEPECPNDSCAPTIVSSSSPTISARVPADVEQQWKVFLARRKGLLDIVVRTMALVRRNNILQEKVNALRDEIREFIHSVLNNPENKCLQQRLDTLDTRDTDVSSSTETTVPRPSLPPTPDSTCSSLDSVTTTCDGNEHTTDRSSDDES